DNA from Acidobacteriota bacterium:
CAGGTCTCTGGGCACATCGGCTACTTCGGCGACCTGATGGCCACCGTCGCCGACCTCCTGGACGTCGACAGGCCACCGGGCACCGACTCGATCAGCTTCGCCCCGACGTTGCGGGGACGCCCCGGCGAGCAGAGGACGCACGACTACCTCTACTGGGAGTTCTACGAAGCGGGCTCGGCGCAGGCGGTGCGACTGCGGCAGTGGAAGGGCGTTCGCAAGCCGATGCTGACCGGCCGCCTCGAGCTCTACGACGTCGTGCGGGACGAGGGCGAACGGTACGACGTGGCCCGGAACTACCCGGAGTTGGTGAGGGAGATCGAGGGGATCATGGAAGAGGCGCACGTGCCTCATCCGAACTGGAAACCGCCGGCGAACCGTTAGGCAACGCCGTCCGGCGGTGGCCGGAAGCGGCGATGCAGGTGCTAGTTTCCGTGGACCGATGAAGTGCACCCGAATCGCCGCCGCCTGCCTCGCGCTGGCGGCGCCAGTCGCGCTGGACGCTCAGGAGAGGAAACCCGTGGACGTCTCGACACTCGGACCGCAAGTGGGGGAGCGGGTCCCCGACTTCGCCCTTCCCGACCAGCACGGGCGGATCCGGACGCTCGACTCGATCATGGGCGAGAAAGGGGCGATGATCCTCTTCCACCGCTCGGCCGATTGGTGACCGTACTGCAAGGCGCAGCTCGTGGAGCTGCAGGAACGGTTCGAGGAGTTACAGGCGGAAGGGCTGGGCACCGCCGCGATCAGCTACGACTCGGAGGAAGTGCTGGCCGCCTTCGCGAAGCGCCACGGCATCACGGACGTGCCGCTGCTGTCCGATGACGATTCCGCGGCGATTCGGGCCTTCGGCATCTACAACCACGTCGCGGAAGAAGGCGTCGGCCCAAACGCTGAAGACCCGGGTGTGAAGGCCGACGTGCTGCGGTACGTAGCCGTCTTCGGGGCCCTCCCAATAGCCGTCGGCACACCGTTTCCCGGGACGTTCGTCGTCGACCGGCAGGGGCGGGTGACGGCGCGCTTCTTCGAGGAGTTTTACCGCGAGCGGAACACGGCCGCGAACATCATGCTGAAGCTCGGCACACCGATCTCCGGCATCGCCGGCTCCAGCGGCGAGACGGCGCATCTCGAGATCAGCGCCACGCAGAGCGATCCAGCCATCACGGTCGGCAGCCGCTTCCACCTGGCGCTCGACATCACGCCTAAACCCGGCATGCATGTCTACGCGCCGGGGGCCGGCGATGCCGGGTACTGGGTCATCGGCTTGACGCTCGATGTACCGAGCTTCCTGCGGCTTCTGCCGACCGACTATCCAGGGTCGGAGATCTACTACTTCCAGCCGCTCGACGAGCGCGTGCCCGTTTACCAGGAGCCGTTCCGGCTGGTGCAGGAAGTCGTGGTCGAGGGCGACCGCGAGTCCTCGGCGAAACTCGCCGAGATCGACGCGTTGACGCTCACCGGTCGACTCGACTACCAGGCCTGCGACGACAGGATTTGCTACGACCCCGCATCGGTGCCGCTGACCTGGACGCTGACCGTCTCGCCGCTCGACAGGCAGCGGGCGGTGGCGGCGGGCGAGTAGGGTGCCGGTGGAGCTATGTTGTTAGAGTGGTTGGCCTTACAGACGGGAGACTTGACTGGGAGGTCGACCCTGGTGCCCGAGCCGCCGGTGCGCGTCATTCCGAAGAGCAACGCTGGTCCATGTCCATGATCTTGAAGCCGGATCGACCTCCGCTGAGTCCAAACGATGAACTGCCGCCCTTCCCCGAGGGCTGGTACTTCGTAGCCACGCGCGACGCGATTCAGCGCGAGAAGCTGATCGAGAAGACCTGGATGGGGGAGGAGATCGTCGCCTGGTGCGACGATGAAGGTCGCCTCTGCGTGGCCGACGCGTTCTGCCCGCATCTGGGGTCGCACTTGGGACCGACGGTGGGTGGCGTCGTGCGCGACGGTTGTCTCGTCTGTCCGTTCCACGGGTTCACCTTCGATTCCACCGGTCAGTGCGTCGCCACTCCGAATGCCCCGGCACCGAAAGCCGCCAAGCTGAAGGTCTACGAAACGAGAGAGGTCCTGGGGATGGTCTTCGCCTGGTGGGGATACGAGGGCCGGCCGGCGCACTGGCACTTGCCCGAAGACCCGCCCGCCGGACCGAAGTGGAGCGAGCTCCGGTCGTGCGTTCTGCGTTTTCGAGGTCACCCTCAGGAAACGACGGAGAACTCCGTGGACGTCGAACACCTGGCCTACACGCACGGCTACAGCGATGTGCGCCCTGTCGGT
Protein-coding regions in this window:
- a CDS encoding protein-disulfide reductase DsbD family protein — protein: MLKLGTPISGIAGSSGETAHLEISATQSDPAITVGSRFHLALDITPKPGMHVYAPGAGDAGYWVIGLTLDVPSFLRLLPTDYPGSEIYYFQPLDERVPVYQEPFRLVQEVVVEGDRESSAKLAEIDALTLTGRLDYQACDDRICYDPASVPLTWTLTVSPLDRQRAVAAGE
- a CDS encoding Rieske 2Fe-2S domain-containing protein translates to MSMILKPDRPPLSPNDELPPFPEGWYFVATRDAIQREKLIEKTWMGEEIVAWCDDEGRLCVADAFCPHLGSHLGPTVGGVVRDGCLVCPFHGFTFDSTGQCVATPNAPAPKAAKLKVYETREVLGMVFAWWGYEGRPAHWHLPEDPPAGPKWSELRSCVLRFRGHPQETTENSVDVEHLAYTHGYSDVRPVGSTLVQGAYLKSCFDFRHTQRVAGLVDLVFDVSAVTHVHGLGYSFVEFVEKTIGMESRLWVLATPVDGTLVDVVLVSQVREIRKPGRFFAGFGFLPVSLRHKLMNRIALSQEKRFVLQDVVIWERKRYQAPPRLSRADGPVGKYRQYSRQFYPEFESERRRTLRAI